From uncultured Desulfobacter sp.:
AATCAAAGCCATTATCTGCTTTGCCTTGGTGATTCTGTGCGCTTTGATGGATGCCAGTCCCAGAATGTTGAATATTGGTGACGGGGTACTTTGGGGCTGTATCGTCCTGTCTGCGGCATCCATGATTTTTAAGTTTATTCCCAACCGGCTTTATGCCGATATTTTATCCATGCTCAATTTCATGTGCGGTGTCACCAGCCTGATTTTGACCTATCATCACTTTTATGCCTGGGCCATCTGCGTTATCATCATGGGCCAGCTTTTTGACCTGTTTGACGGGCGCATGGCGCTCAAACACGGAGGCACCAAGTACGGTCCCTGGCTGGACGATACAGCTGATTTTGTCAGCTTCGGCCTGGCCCCGGCCTATATGGTGATCATCAGGGGTGGCGGCACCTTTGCTTTATTTTTTGCCGTGATTTATGTGGTGGGTGTGGCCTACCGTCTAGTGCGGTTTGTCACCAAGGACAAGGACTGCACGGACCTGCCTGCCGGTATTTTCAACGGATTTCCAAGTCCTGCCGGTGCCTTGGTTGTTTTAGGTACATCCCTTATAACCGGTCCTATGCTGCTTTGGTTTTTTACCGCTATTTCCACAGCCCTGATGGTCAGCAATATCCGGTTTGCCCATTTGGGTCGAGTAATTCTCAAACAGATCCCCAAGCCCGTTTTTTTTCTGATTTCTGCTGCCATCATTGTGGTCTTAGCCTATATCCTGAAAACTAAAAATGCCCAAATGTTCGGATATCTTATCCTGGCGTCCGTGGTTTTTTATCTGGCTGCAGGCAGGATATGGGTGCAAAAGACCAATGCCCCGGGTACGCCCGGATAAGCAGGGTGTTATTTTTTCCGGCGGCGGCTCTTTTGGCTCTGCCTGGAAAATTTGCCCTGATTCCGGTTCTGCCGGGATGGGGCTTTGGGCTGGTGTCCTGCTTTCCGCGTGACGATCTGTTTTTGCTTCTCCTTTGCCCGGGGATCTTTTTCAACAAACACGGGCACCATGGCAAAGGGGTCAATGCCGGTATAATACATCAGGGTAGAAAATGTGGATGGTGTGGGCGTAAATATCTGGACCTGTTCCGGTGTGATGTGAAGTTCGTTTTCGGTAAATGCCTTAAGTTCATTCATATCCCGCATGGTACAACCAGGATGGGCCGCGATCAGGTAATAGGTCAGGTATTGTTTTTTATTCAGCGTTTTACAGATGCGGTCAAACCGGTGCTTGAACGCAACAAGGCTGTCCATGCCCGGTTTTCCCATAAGCGCCAGCACACCGGGAGCACAATGTTCCGGGGCCAGCTTCATCTGGCCGGAGACATGGTTTGCTGTTACCTGTTTTAAGTATGTCTGGCCCTTTTGTTTGTCTATGAGGATCAGGTCATGGCGGATGCCTGAGTTGAGAAACACTTTTTTGACGCCGGCAAGGTGGCTGATTTCATTGAGTAGATCCATCTGGGGACCGTGATCCGGTGAAAGTGACGGACATGGAGTTGGGAACAAACAGCGCCGGTGGGTACAGGCCCCCTTTTTCAATTTTTTTTCGCACTCAAATCCGTACATGTTGGCCGTGGGACCGCCCAGATCAAATATATATCCTTTAAAATCCTTGTCCCGGGTCATTTTTTTTGCTTCGGCAACGATGGAATTTTTGCTGCGCCATCTGACCGTCCGGCCTTGGTGGACGGTGATGGCGCAGAAATTACACTCTCCGTAGCAGCCGTAATGGGTGGGAATGGAAAATCGGATGGTGTCCATGGCCCGGACATGGCCTAAGGCCCGGTAATAGGGGTGAACATCCCGCTGAAAATCCAAATCGTGGATTTCGTCCATCTCTTTGGTGGTACTGAAAGGTGCCGGCGGATTCAGGACAAGAAACCGGTCTGCATGGGCCTGGCTTAAGGGGGCGGCATGCATGGGGTCTGTATTGTCATAAAAGGTTTTAAAACTCTGAATGTAAAGGTTTTTATCCTTGATAACCGCTTCATAGGGGGGTAGCTCAATGCCCTTGGGTGTTTTCGAGATATATCCCAGGCCCGGAATCTGTGTAACAGGGTTTTGTGCATCTGCCGGCTGATTGTCCGTTTTCAGCTTGTTGTCCAGGGCGCGGGCCAGTGCCACGATACCGGCATGGGCCATGCCGAACAAAAGATAATCTGCCTTGGCATCAAAAAGGATGGACCGTCGTATTTTATTGGACCAGAAATCATAGTGGGCAATGCGCCGAAGGCTTGCTTCAATGCCCCCCAGCACAATGGGTACGGTTGGTTTAAAAAAACGCCGCACAAGATTGGTGTATACAATGACGGCCCGGTCAGGTCGCCGTGTGTTTTTTCCGCCAGGCGTGTAGTCATCTTGTTTACGCCATTTTTTTGATGCCGTGTAATTAGCCACCATGGAATCCACGGCTCCGCCGGAGATGCCCCAGAAGAGCCGGGGTTCGCCTAAACGGGAGATGTCCCGGTCGCTGTCCGTGTCCGGTTGGGCAATGATGCCCACGGTAAATCCGTTTGATTCCAGGACCCGGCCGATCAGGCTGACCCCCATGAACGGCGAGTCAATGTATGTATCGCCGGTGACAAGAATCACATCAAGCTGCTCAATGCCCAGGTCGTCAAGTTCTTTTCGGGTGGTGGGTAAAAACATAATCAGCGTTTTAGCTCCGGGCCTGGTGTCTGCTCCATCCGGGCCATTGAGAAAATAATCCCCACCAGACTGAGCAGGGCAAAAATGATAAAGGCCGTGTGCATGGTCTTTAGAAATTCCGGGGCTGTGGCAGTGCTGACTTCAGCATCACCCATGAACATACTCAGCAGAAGGGTCGTGATGGTCATGGCCGTGAGCATGCCGATGCTGCGCATGGTGGCAACAAGGCTGGAGGCAATGCCGTAATGTCTTGACCCCACAGATCCCATGACCGTGGTCATGTTGGGTGTGGAAAATGCAGCAAATCCCAGGCCCATGATAACCAGCACCATCAGAACTTGCCGGGTTCCTGCATCCTGGTCGAGAAAGGCTGCAAACCCGAGCCCTGCGGCGCAGATGGCCATACCGGCCGTGGATAATTTGGCCGGTGAAATCTTGTCTGAAAGGGTGCCTGACAAAGGTGACAGAACCGCTTGAATTATTGGTTGGACAACGAGCACAAAACCTGTCGCCTGGGCAGACATGCCTTTGACCACCTGCAGGTATAAAGAGAAAAAAAATGTAAGCCCAAATGAGGCAGCATAGTTGATCCCTGTGGCAATGTTGCTGAAGGCCAGTACCCGGTTTCCCAACAGCAGGTGGATATCCAGGATGGGGGAGGGGTGTCTGTATTCAAAAACTGCAAAACCGGCCATACAGACGATTCCGGCAATCATCAGGCCCGGTGCCCAGGCATCACTTTTAAGGCGGGAGGCCCCGACGATCAGACAGGAGAGCGCTGCCATGTAAATGAGGCTGCCCACCCAATCAAAGGATTCCCCTTCAGCGCCTTTCCATTCTCCCTTAAGCCGGGTCAGGGTCAAGATCAGGGCTGCCATGGCAAGGGGAACGGAAGCAAAAAAAATCCACTGCCAACCCAGCCAGGTGATCATGAGTCCGGCCAGGGTGGGTCCGGCGGATAATCCTAAGTAGACACAGGCGATAATGATGCCCATGGCTTTGCCCCGTTTTTCCTTTGGCACCACAGAAGAGAGAATGGCCACGGAAGTGGAGACTGTACACGACACACCAATGCCCTGCAAAAACCGAATGGCAATGAAAATGCCGATGGACGGGGAAAAGGGCAGCAGGATCGTGGCAAGAGCAAATAAGGCCACACCTGACACAAATATTTTTTTTCTTCCAATGATGTCGGCCAACCGGCCGACGGGAAGAAGAAACAGTGTGATGGCCAGCATATAAACCATTTCCACCAGGGCCAGAGAAACTGCACTGGCACCGTAAAATCGGCCAATGGTGGGAAGGGCTACGCCAACTGCAGACATCATGAACGGTGCCAGAAACTGGACTGCGGAAACAATAAATATAGTGTGGCCGGTGGAGATTCGGGGGTGGGGCTTGTTATTGCTGCTGTTCATGTTTGCCCTACCCAAGTGATGTGTTGATTGTATGTTGCATAAATTCCTTATTATTGATGTATCAATTAGATCAGTCAATATAAGAAACAGGTTTGGGAAGTCAAGAACATATGAATCACCTCCTTTTTATACACCGTCGGGAGGGCTTTGTGTGGCTTTTATATTTCCTCATAACTTTCCGATTTCTCCGCTTCCCTGACCAGGGAGATTTCCACACGCCGGTTGGCTTCCCTGCCCAGAAAATGAGTGTTGTCCCCAATGGGACGGTACTGGCCAAATCCTTCGATATTGATCCGTTCCGGGGCCACCCGGCATTCAATTAAGAATCCGGCAACACTCATGGCCCTTGCAGCGGACAACTCCCAGTTGGAGGGGAACTGGGCCGTATGAATGGGGGTATTGTCCGTATGGCCGGCAACAATAATTTTGTATCCGGGTTCTGTTATGAAAAATGAGGCCATATCCTTTAATGCCGGCTTGATGTAGTCCAGTAGTTTGGCTTGGCCGGAAGGAAAACTGATGTCTTCGCCCAGGGTCAGAACGAGTCTGTTTTTTGCGACCTTAACGGAGTAATTTGAAATATTTGATTTTTCCATGACCTGGTGCAGCCGGTCTTCAATGGTGAGCAGATCCAGCTCGGATTCGTGAATTTTTTTTACTGGTTTGACCGGTGTTTTTACTCTTTCAACGGGTTGGCGAACCTCTGTGGGAACATGCTTGGTTTCCAAGGCCTGGGACATATGTGCCTGGTTGCTGTAGAGCATGATAAAAAAAGCCAGAATTAGGGTCATGATATCCAGCATAGCCCACAGGCTGGAATCTTCGGGTTCACATCCCTCCAAAAGGCTTTGGCGTTTCTGGCGCAGCCGCTTTAGTTCCGAGATTTCAAGCTCAGATATCAGATTTTCTGAGGTTGTCATGGATATCACCCTGTCATGTGTTCTTGTTTTTCACGGTGGGGGTGAAGCCGGGGCAGTCTCATGGGCCGTGTCTGGGGTTTTCTGCCCACGGTCCAATCCTCCTGGAAATAATCGCCAATGCAGTATCTTAAGCGGTATCCGATGGCCTTAGCATTGGTTTTGTCCGCAATATCCAGAATCCCTTCAATGATCAATGCCAGTTCCATGGCGTCATGTTTGGTTTTTTCCGCTAATTTTTTTGCAATGGGAAGAAAAATGACATTGGCATAGAGCAGTCCGTAAAAAGTGGTCAAAAGGGCTGTGGCCACGCCTTTTCCGATCAATTCCGGAGATCCCATATTGCTCAATACATTGATCAGGCCGATGATCGTGCCCACAAAACCAAATACCGGCATCAGCTTGATAAAGGTATTGATCAGGTCGGCCTGGGATTGCCGGGCCTGCAGAAAATTGTCGTATCTGCGCTCCAGGGTTTTAAAAATCGTATATCTGTCAAACCCGTCCGCAATCATCTCGATGCCCATTTTCAGAAATGGATTATCAATAGTTTTGGATTTTTTATCCAGTACAAGTTTTCCGTCCCGCCGCCGGATTGCGGCCAGCATTTCGATCTGTTTTATGAGCGCGTCCAGATCCGTCTTCTCCCCGGAAAATGCTTTGCGGATATTGGCGAAAAGATCTGAAAATAAACGGAAGGGATACGACACCATAGAGCAGACAAATGCCCCGGTAAGGATAATCAAGTTGCTTTTGACGTTTAAAACAATGGACGATAGTTCGGATACGGTTCCTGACAGCAATATAAACACGACAATAGCTGCGGCCGGAAGTATTTTTTGGAGCATGGGTTTCTCCCTGTCAAGTGATAAAAAAAATATACTTTACGACTATATTACAAGCATAAACTATGCCTTTTATTATTCTGTTTATTTACAAGATGTTAAGTTTTTTTGTGCAAAGAGGCAGGAAGGATTTTCCCATTCATGCAGGTACTTTTTTCAGGCTGACCCAGAAATAATAAGGTTAATTTGGGAAAACGTGAACACTTTGGGGCGAGAAGGCAATCGTTGCTTCACGGCCTGGTGCAATCTGAAAATTCCTTAAATAACGCCGGGGCCAGGCTGCTTCAAAATTAAGACTGCCGGATTCGACGCGAACTTCAACAAACATGCCCTGGCTTGCTACCCGGGTAATGGTGCCACAAAAATGATTGGCTGAATTTTCAGGGTTGTCCGCCTCCTGGGAAAGAAGGACAATATCCTCGGGACGAATGCCCATGTAACCCTGGTCAATGTCCGGTACGACAGACGTTTCTATCACGGCATTCGACCCTTCAATCCGGACCTTGCCCTGGAGAATCCGGGCGGGCATAATGTTTTTCATACCCACAAACCGGGCTGTGAACAGGGCGTTAGGCTTTTCAAACAGGGTGGTGATATCCCCTGTCTGGCAGATTTTGCCCTGGTGGATGACGGCCCCTCTGTTGGCCAGGTACATCACGTCCCCAAAGTTATGGGAAACCATAACAATGGTCATACCCATATCCTGGTGTATCTGTTTGAGAAGATTTTTAGCTTCTCCGTGAAATTCCGGATCCAGGGCGGACAAAGGCTCGTCCAACAGCAGCACCGCCGGGTTTAGAATCAGTGCCCGGGCCAGGGCCACCCGCTGTTTTTCCCCGCCGCTTAAGTTGTGGGGCTTTCGATCAAGAATCCGTTTCAGGCCCAGGTTTTTTGCCAGATCATCCAGGCGTTTATGGCCCTCATCCTTTTTAATTCCGTGGTATCTGATTCCGTAAAGGATGTTGTGGGCAACACTGAGGTGAGGAAAAAGGGCAAAATCCTGATACACCAGGGCCAGGCGTCTTTTTTCAACCGGCATTTGGGCCATGTCTTTTTCGTTAAACAGCAGTCTACCCGAGGAAAAGGGGATAAGCCCCATGATGACTTCAAGGAGAACGGATTTGCCTGATCCTGTAGGACCGATCAGGGCAAAAAAATCCTTTTCCCGGATCGTCAGGTCAATGTTTTCAATGGCAAATCCGGGGAAGGTCAGGCTGATGTTGTCAAGACGAATCATGGGCTACCTGTGGTACTGGACTGCGGATCTGGACATCAATCGCAATACGATAAAAAGCGCCAGGGATAAAAGAATCAGCCAGACCGCCACGGGCTGGGAGTATTTCAGCCCATAGGCGGTGAAACGTTCGTAGATCATGACAGGCGCGGTCATGGGGTGATACGCTACGATCACCACAGCCCCGAATTCGGAAATTGCCCGTGCCGTGCACATGATGATGCCTAACACCATATGCCGCCATGTCAGGGGCAGGGTAATTCGCCTGAAGGTTTCAAAGGTTCCGGCGCCAAGGGTCCTGGAAGCGTACTCAAGACGCACGGGCACACTTTCAAAGCCTGCCTTGACGGTATTTACATAAAAAGGGATACCCACAAAAATCAGCACAGTGACGATCCCTGTCCGGGTTCCCATGATTTCAATGCCCATGCTGGAAAGAAAGCGACCAAAGGGATGGGTTCGTCCGGCAAGGCTTAAGATGGCTATCCCCACTACAGGATGGGGGATCATGATCGGCAGATCAATAATGCCCTCAATGATTTTTTTTCCGGGGAACTCTTTTCTTGCCAGCAGATAGCTCAAAGGGGTACCAAGAGCAAAGGCAAGCAGGCCTGCAGTCAGGGAAAGTCCAAGGGACCGGGCAATGGCAAGCAACACATCTTTGTCACCCAGGGTCTCCCAGAGCATGGCAGGGGATGGCCCGGTGGTCACCTTGATCAGAGGCACGGTTAAAAGCAGGATCACAGGCAGGCTGAACACCATGAACAGCCTGCCCATACTATCTGTTTTGCTCATATAATCAGTTTTTTACCTCAACAAGTCCTGAAATGGCAGCCGGCAGTTTTTGGGCCATCTCTTCGTCGGGGACCTGGGCCGGGATAAATGGGGGTTGACCCATCTTTTTGAGGGTTTCTAATCCATTGTCCGGGGAAAGCAGAAAGGATAGAAAGGCTTTAGCCGCTTCCGGGTTGGGTGCATTTTTAATCATGGTGATGCCGTAGGTGCACGATTTTCCGGTTTTGGTGGTAACGGTTCCCGGTTTTTTCCCGGAGACTTCAACTGTTGCCAGTTTGTAGAATCCGTCGTACTTGTAATTGCCCAGGTTGATATGGTCGTCCAGGGTGACATATTTAAGTCCATGCTGGATGGCCACGGACAGGTATTCCCAGGCATAGTCCATGTGACCGGTTTTAAGCAGGTTTACAAGTTCCACGGATTTGGGCCGGACATTTTTTTGGGGACGGTTGGCGATCAGTTTTTCGTTGAGGCCGGGTTTGTTGTAAAATTTTTCGGCCAATTGCAGAACCATGAGGCTGCGGTATCCGCAAGGGTCAAGATTGGGATCTGAGTGGCCCCATGCCACATCTTTTTTTAACAGAATCTCATACCAGTTGTCGCTGGTGATTTCCTTGGCATACCGGCTGTTGTCCGTGTAACAAAGGACCAGCTGGTTGCTGGCAAACCGGATATTCCATTCAGCAAAGTCAGGAATGAGATTGTTGTCAATGACTTTGAAATCGGCAGACGCCATGATATCGGCCTGTTTACCCACCTCGGAAATCAGGCGGGCCATTTTGGTGGAACCGCCTGCTTCCCGCAGCACGTCCACTTCCGGGTACTTTGCTTCAAAGGCTTTTTCAATGGCGGCAAAGGGAACCGTCAGGCTGCCGGCATGGAAGATGGTCAGCTTCCCTGATGGACCGGCCATACAGAGTCCGGGCAGAATCAAAAAAGACACAAGGATGAAAATAAGATGGTATAAATGGTTTTTCATTGTCATTCTCCTACTCTTATGTTGAATTGTGGGTTCAAAAACTAACTCATAGTCGGGGATTTTAACGATGAGTGCGCAAAATAGCAACACCTATACCGGTGGCGGTTTTAATGGATAATTTACACGCATTCTTGGACAAGTTTCAGGAGAAAATATTTGATGAGGACATCACAATTCCAGATACGGATGTAATTTTTCATAGAAATATCCGGCCATCACCTCATACCCTTTATCATTGGGGTGAATATAATCGCTCATCATCTTCCGGTTGCCGAAAATTCCTTGAAAAATATTGGAAATAAGAACAGATCCGGTCTGTTCGCCAACGGATTGATACATATCGGCAAATCCTTTGCCATACAGTGGGATTTCAATGCCACCGAGGATCACCATGGCGCCTGATGCCTGAATCCGTTGTATGATTGTCGTTAAATTCGCCTTTGCGGTGGATTCGCCAACCCGGTTTTTAAGATCATTGCCGCCTAAGGTGATCAAAACCACATCCGGTTCATATGCCAGCACATCTTCGTCCACCCGTTTCAGGGCATTTTCCGTGGTATTCCCCGGAACACCGGCATTGATCACCTCGACACCGGTCAGTCCTTCCAGGACCGATGGATAATCCCGCCCTTCTGATGCGCCGGTTCCAAAGGTCAGGCTGTCGCCAAAACAGACAATACGTGATACGGAAAGAGGTTTGTTTTTTATTTTCCAGTCATTATCAGAAGATCGAAAAATCAAGAAGCAGGCAATAGTCACGACAACCACTACAATTATTTTTTTCATAAAAAGTACCTTTATGTGCGGAAAGCCTATCGCTTTCGCATGACCTGTTGTACCAGTAAGCATCGGACGGATGAAGTAATCGACAGTATCTCCAGCTTATGCTCTGCACCGTATTCTTTCATTATTTTACTGAAAAATTGGCTAAATAATGAAACATTTTAACGATGAGTGCGCAAAATAGCAACAGCTATACTTGTGCCGGTTTCAACTCACGTAAAGACGAATTTTTTTCGATTATTTTTGCCCACAAAAGATGACAACAGGGCCGGTTTATGACAAACTGTCCTTGATGTAAAAACAGAATGTCCGGTGCATAACGGAACTTAAGCAGAAAGGATAGAGCAGTGAGTAATCTTGACGCATTTTTGGACAAGCTCCAGGAAGAAATATTTGATGAAGCAAAACAGGCTTTGGGTGAAAGGGGCTTTGACCGCTGGAGAAACCCCAAGTACAACGGCCGGATGGACAACCCTGATGGATGGGGGCGGGTGACCGGAGAGTGCGGGGATACCATGGAAATTTATTTTAAATTTAAGGATAACCAGGTGGCGGACGCCTCCTATTTTACCGATGGGTGCGCCTCTTCCATGGTCAGCGCGTCCTTTGCCGTAGAACTGACCCTGGGTAAAACCCCGGAGGAATTGACCGATATCACCGCAGACCAGATTCTTGCCGCCATTGGCCAGCTGCCGGACGATGACGTTCACTGTACCACCCTTGCGGCCCGCACCATCCAGGCTGCCGTGGACAACTACATGGGAACCATGGTGAAAAAAGTCTGATTTTTATGGAAATTTGCCTTGATCTGAGTCGCCACTGCATCCAGACGGCGGCCCGCCTGAAGCTCGAACACCTGATCCGGCAGTGCTTGAAAGCGCCGGATCAGGCAACAGAAGAGATGATTGAGACCTTGACCGATTTCCTGTCGCAAAATGATTTTGGTGAACTGCGCAGGCGTATTGATTTGGCCCGTAAATCCTTGGGAGATGATCCTGCCTCCCTTGTGCCCCTTGATCTGCCCGTCGGCATGATAAAACCCTTCTCCGGTTTGGCGCTTGGCCTTGATTCCTGCCTTTTGTCCATGTCTTTGGACTCGCCTTCTGCCTGAATTCTTAGATAGTTGCATATCAGAAATTTTGAAAGACATGACTCAGAATCATCTGGGGGCTAAAGGGGGATTAAAACCCCGGTTACCCGATTCGATGATCCATTGTTACGGGATCAGGTTCACTCCTAACCTTCTAGCGATCAATGCGGTTAGAACAAAGCAGGCAGTACTCAAGATGGCGCACGCAATGAGTGCCACCCAAAAATTGACATCACGGGACATCAGCCAAGGCATCAGCAAGAACATCGGGATTGTTGGGAGGACATACCAGAAAGTATGGAAGGCATATGAACCGATCTTGTGGTTCCCCTGGTGCTCTAGGTAAAGCCAGATCATGACCATGATCGCGACAAGAGGAAGTGCGCCGATCAGCGCTCCGAGCTTATCGGTTCGCTTTGCCACTTCAGACGCGATTACAACAACCAATGCGGTGAT
This genomic window contains:
- a CDS encoding CDP-alcohol phosphatidyltransferase family protein yields the protein MERILVIMGSGALGTLFFFWFSHSLKKKASVRQFVESHLWLMHPNAICYWRTALAFLGFFLYFFSPYQSLSIFIFTFAAILDGVDGVVARGCNMVSRLGEWLDPMCDKLTYLPPLVGFAYTFNSVTGLPILSPKLIWILVVIELVGQFFARRMLAWLKVSGAANNFGKIKAIICFALVILCALMDASPRMLNIGDGVLWGCIVLSAASMIFKFIPNRLYADILSMLNFMCGVTSLILTYHHFYAWAICVIIMGQLFDLFDGRMALKHGGTKYGPWLDDTADFVSFGLAPAYMVIIRGGGTFALFFAVIYVVGVAYRLVRFVTKDKDCTDLPAGIFNGFPSPAGALVVLGTSLITGPMLLWFFTAISTALMVSNIRFAHLGRVILKQIPKPVFFLISAAIIVVLAYILKTKNAQMFGYLILASVVFYLAAGRIWVQKTNAPGTPG
- a CDS encoding YgiQ family radical SAM protein — encoded protein: MFLPTTRKELDDLGIEQLDVILVTGDTYIDSPFMGVSLIGRVLESNGFTVGIIAQPDTDSDRDISRLGEPRLFWGISGGAVDSMVANYTASKKWRKQDDYTPGGKNTRRPDRAVIVYTNLVRRFFKPTVPIVLGGIEASLRRIAHYDFWSNKIRRSILFDAKADYLLFGMAHAGIVALARALDNKLKTDNQPADAQNPVTQIPGLGYISKTPKGIELPPYEAVIKDKNLYIQSFKTFYDNTDPMHAAPLSQAHADRFLVLNPPAPFSTTKEMDEIHDLDFQRDVHPYYRALGHVRAMDTIRFSIPTHYGCYGECNFCAITVHQGRTVRWRSKNSIVAEAKKMTRDKDFKGYIFDLGGPTANMYGFECEKKLKKGACTHRRCLFPTPCPSLSPDHGPQMDLLNEISHLAGVKKVFLNSGIRHDLILIDKQKGQTYLKQVTANHVSGQMKLAPEHCAPGVLALMGKPGMDSLVAFKHRFDRICKTLNKKQYLTYYLIAAHPGCTMRDMNELKAFTENELHITPEQVQIFTPTPSTFSTLMYYTGIDPFAMVPVFVEKDPRAKEKQKQIVTRKAGHQPKAPSRQNRNQGKFSRQSQKSRRRKK
- a CDS encoding MFS transporter, translating into MNSSNNKPHPRISTGHTIFIVSAVQFLAPFMMSAVGVALPTIGRFYGASAVSLALVEMVYMLAITLFLLPVGRLADIIGRKKIFVSGVALFALATILLPFSPSIGIFIAIRFLQGIGVSCTVSTSVAILSSVVPKEKRGKAMGIIIACVYLGLSAGPTLAGLMITWLGWQWIFFASVPLAMAALILTLTRLKGEWKGAEGESFDWVGSLIYMAALSCLIVGASRLKSDAWAPGLMIAGIVCMAGFAVFEYRHPSPILDIHLLLGNRVLAFSNIATGINYAASFGLTFFFSLYLQVVKGMSAQATGFVLVVQPIIQAVLSPLSGTLSDKISPAKLSTAGMAICAAGLGFAAFLDQDAGTRQVLMVLVIMGLGFAAFSTPNMTTVMGSVGSRHYGIASSLVATMRSIGMLTAMTITTLLLSMFMGDAEVSTATAPEFLKTMHTAFIIFALLSLVGIIFSMARMEQTPGPELKR
- a CDS encoding flagellar motor protein MotB — protein: MTTSENLISELEISELKRLRQKRQSLLEGCEPEDSSLWAMLDIMTLILAFFIMLYSNQAHMSQALETKHVPTEVRQPVERVKTPVKPVKKIHESELDLLTIEDRLHQVMEKSNISNYSVKVAKNRLVLTLGEDISFPSGQAKLLDYIKPALKDMASFFITEPGYKIIVAGHTDNTPIHTAQFPSNWELSAARAMSVAGFLIECRVAPERINIEGFGQYRPIGDNTHFLGREANRRVEISLVREAEKSESYEEI
- a CDS encoding MotA/TolQ/ExbB proton channel family protein, encoding MLQKILPAAAIVVFILLSGTVSELSSIVLNVKSNLIILTGAFVCSMVSYPFRLFSDLFANIRKAFSGEKTDLDALIKQIEMLAAIRRRDGKLVLDKKSKTIDNPFLKMGIEMIADGFDRYTIFKTLERRYDNFLQARQSQADLINTFIKLMPVFGFVGTIIGLINVLSNMGSPELIGKGVATALLTTFYGLLYANVIFLPIAKKLAEKTKHDAMELALIIEGILDIADKTNAKAIGYRLRYCIGDYFQEDWTVGRKPQTRPMRLPRLHPHREKQEHMTG
- a CDS encoding ABC transporter ATP-binding protein, which encodes MIRLDNISLTFPGFAIENIDLTIREKDFFALIGPTGSGKSVLLEVIMGLIPFSSGRLLFNEKDMAQMPVEKRRLALVYQDFALFPHLSVAHNILYGIRYHGIKKDEGHKRLDDLAKNLGLKRILDRKPHNLSGGEKQRVALARALILNPAVLLLDEPLSALDPEFHGEAKNLLKQIHQDMGMTIVMVSHNFGDVMYLANRGAVIHQGKICQTGDITTLFEKPNALFTARFVGMKNIMPARILQGKVRIEGSNAVIETSVVPDIDQGYMGIRPEDIVLLSQEADNPENSANHFCGTITRVASQGMFVEVRVESGSLNFEAAWPRRYLRNFQIAPGREATIAFSPQSVHVFPN
- a CDS encoding ABC transporter permease; this encodes MSKTDSMGRLFMVFSLPVILLLTVPLIKVTTGPSPAMLWETLGDKDVLLAIARSLGLSLTAGLLAFALGTPLSYLLARKEFPGKKIIEGIIDLPIMIPHPVVGIAILSLAGRTHPFGRFLSSMGIEIMGTRTGIVTVLIFVGIPFYVNTVKAGFESVPVRLEYASRTLGAGTFETFRRITLPLTWRHMVLGIIMCTARAISEFGAVVIVAYHPMTAPVMIYERFTAYGLKYSQPVAVWLILLSLALFIVLRLMSRSAVQYHR
- the wtpA gene encoding tungstate ABC transporter substrate-binding protein WtpA, giving the protein MKNHLYHLIFILVSFLILPGLCMAGPSGKLTIFHAGSLTVPFAAIEKAFEAKYPEVDVLREAGGSTKMARLISEVGKQADIMASADFKVIDNNLIPDFAEWNIRFASNQLVLCYTDNSRYAKEITSDNWYEILLKKDVAWGHSDPNLDPCGYRSLMVLQLAEKFYNKPGLNEKLIANRPQKNVRPKSVELVNLLKTGHMDYAWEYLSVAIQHGLKYVTLDDHINLGNYKYDGFYKLATVEVSGKKPGTVTTKTGKSCTYGITMIKNAPNPEAAKAFLSFLLSPDNGLETLKKMGQPPFIPAQVPDEEMAQKLPAAISGLVEVKN
- a CDS encoding arylesterase translates to MKKIIVVVVVTIACFLIFRSSDNDWKIKNKPLSVSRIVCFGDSLTFGTGASEGRDYPSVLEGLTGVEVINAGVPGNTTENALKRVDEDVLAYEPDVVLITLGGNDLKNRVGESTAKANLTTIIQRIQASGAMVILGGIEIPLYGKGFADMYQSVGEQTGSVLISNIFQGIFGNRKMMSDYIHPNDKGYEVMAGYFYEKLHPYLEL
- a CDS encoding iron-sulfur cluster assembly scaffold protein — translated: MSNLDAFLDKLQEEIFDEAKQALGERGFDRWRNPKYNGRMDNPDGWGRVTGECGDTMEIYFKFKDNQVADASYFTDGCASSMVSASFAVELTLGKTPEELTDITADQILAAIGQLPDDDVHCTTLAARTIQAAVDNYMGTMVKKV
- a CDS encoding DUF3147 family protein — protein: MAYLITKYLITALVVVIASEVAKRTDKLGALIGALPLVAIMVMIWLYLEHQGNHKIGSYAFHTFWYVLPTIPMFLLMPWLMSRDVNFWVALIACAILSTACFVLTALIARRLGVNLIP